The following are encoded together in the Peromyscus leucopus breed LL Stock chromosome 1, UCI_PerLeu_2.1, whole genome shotgun sequence genome:
- the LOC114681963 gene encoding 40S ribosomal protein S27-like, translated as MDVKCPGCYKITTVFSHAQTVVLCVGCSTVLCQSTGGKARLTEGCSFRRKQH; from the coding sequence ATGGACGTGAAATGCCCAGGATGCTACAAGATCACCACGGTCTTTAGCCATGCACAAACTGTAGTCTTGTGTGTTGGCTGCTCCACTGTCCTCTGTCAGTCCACAGGCGGAAAAGCAAGGCTGACAGAAGGATGCTCCTTCAGGAGGAAGCAGCACTGA